One segment of Corynebacterium atrinae DNA contains the following:
- a CDS encoding MFS transporter: MAIRDWLRIGLGMFVIAFGANLFAPLLPAYREVAGLTQSDVTFLLGIYAAGLIPALLIGGPLSDVRGRRAMVRPALLLSALGSLVLCAGVGGSFVFLAAGRFIVGMAVGLVMAAGAAWLQEVSTGPVHVGARRATVFLSAGFGMGPLASGLVAQFLPRPDLLPYLVHLALLAIIAPLAWRAPGGAAHPGARRRAWFPRSVLSSRFLWAVAAWAPWGFGAVTTAFAALTALVIDQLAWPIAYTGLVAAVTMLTGVFIQPVATRFGSDLVPPAILGLGLVVIGMLLSVAVAVTLSPWLVVLAGVVLGAAYGIMMVSGLREVRLIAPPEDLGAANGIFYSLTYLGFFAPFVISLVGPIIGYPTVFLIGAAIAAVSIISVTRIAAREARGR, translated from the coding sequence ATGGCCATTCGCGATTGGCTCCGCATCGGACTCGGCATGTTCGTCATCGCCTTCGGCGCAAACCTCTTCGCCCCATTGCTGCCCGCCTACCGCGAGGTCGCCGGGCTCACCCAATCGGACGTCACCTTCCTCCTGGGCATCTACGCCGCCGGACTCATCCCCGCCCTCCTCATCGGCGGTCCGCTTTCCGACGTCCGCGGTCGCCGCGCCATGGTCCGCCCCGCCCTGCTGCTCAGCGCCCTCGGGTCCCTCGTGTTGTGCGCCGGCGTCGGTGGGTCTTTCGTCTTCCTAGCCGCGGGCCGCTTCATCGTCGGCATGGCGGTGGGACTCGTGATGGCCGCGGGTGCCGCATGGTTGCAGGAAGTCTCCACAGGTCCGGTCCACGTGGGGGCCCGCCGCGCCACGGTCTTCCTCTCCGCGGGATTCGGGATGGGCCCGCTTGCCAGCGGGCTGGTAGCGCAATTCCTCCCCCGCCCCGACTTGCTGCCCTACCTCGTCCACCTCGCCCTGCTCGCGATTATCGCGCCGCTAGCCTGGCGAGCCCCCGGCGGCGCCGCCCACCCCGGAGCACGCCGACGCGCCTGGTTCCCCCGCAGCGTCCTCTCTTCTCGCTTCCTCTGGGCAGTTGCAGCCTGGGCGCCATGGGGTTTCGGCGCCGTGACCACCGCGTTCGCCGCCCTCACGGCACTCGTCATCGACCAGCTAGCGTGGCCGATCGCATACACCGGCCTCGTCGCCGCCGTCACGATGCTCACCGGAGTGTTTATCCAACCGGTTGCCACCCGCTTCGGCAGCGACCTCGTTCCACCCGCCATTCTCGGACTCGGGCTCGTCGTCATCGGCATGTTGCTCTCCGTAGCGGTCGCCGTCACCCTCTCCCCGTGGCTGGTCGTCCTCGCCGGTGTGGTCCTCGGCGCGGCCTACGGCATCATGATGGTCTCCGGCCTGCGGGAGGTCCGCCTCATCGCCCCGCCCGAGGACTTAGGAGCAGCGAACGGCATCTTCTACTCCCTGACCTACCTCGGCTTCTTCGCACCGTTCGTCATCTCCCTCGTGGGGCCGATCATTGGCTACCCCACGGTTTTCCTCATAGGTGCGGCGATAGCAGCGGTCTCAATTATCTCGGTCACTCGGATCGCTGCCCGGGAGGCGCGAGGGCGCTAG